From the Daucus carota subsp. sativus chromosome 8, DH1 v3.0, whole genome shotgun sequence genome, one window contains:
- the LOC108199284 gene encoding uncharacterized protein LOC108199284 isoform X2 yields the protein MLTNTKLYLHTPLAPHLTTAIHLGNRDYKAWRRRRLKQSRRKASVLAVRCQLGNPLQSPFDSLVSSVASLDLVAPALGLASGLALYLSNRNLRLRESWIGQRGVDDVGEWILFTSPTPFNRFVVLRCPSIELEREVGGEKLVEEDRHYVRLRRGRTGEMEMESVEEEERVVYQRKCVLTDDGGVISLDWPANLELSDEHGLDTTIVIVAGTSEGSMEENVKLFVVECVRRGCFPVVVNPRGCSGSPLTTARLFTAADSDDVSTAIQFINKERPWTTLMGVGWGYGANMLTKYLAEVGDNTPLTAATCVDNPFDLEAASRSFSYDRAIDQKFTRGLVDILKSNKELFQGRGKDFDIEGALQATCVRDFEKAVSMISYGFDAIEDFYSTSSTQGLVDKVKIPLLFVQNDDGKLPIFSIPHSSIAENPYTSLLLCSSPPSNTTTSGISTIAWCRHLTIEWLTAVELGLLKGRHPLLKDVDINISKGLLTVESKVIKKSGQVKKIPSLPRIGNVNVNGSSVTNFKEVSGGRDVAVGLHIRTERDSLRSSQDEHVGPKQENNDVINQGTPVIADPPEDGVIPEDSERGQVLQTAEIVMNMLDVTMPNTLTEEKKKKVLNAVGKGETLMQALQEAVPEDVREKLTTSVSGIMQNRGSNLNFGSLLNIGHIPDMASGLDSKIQGKILSPVGEADDSHSSKQKMMGKDLADDGNESQAGVDKPVGDPNSESHAVDSFQKTADTDQLQTGDIGAEVSVSGNSITNEQGSDTKTKESSNENGAQDTKQKENTLKANSGLELSVGSDMSNSTGDQTLDQSKLSQDTENYKSDIKEDKSKQQNGDSNALLPSNENKLTLDEKEGTLATPTPEAESAEKENTENQKREEKVMDPNQNSSSTPTFSVSQAFDAFTGIDDSTQAAVNSVFNVIEGMITHLEEERDDGTEVENGKESSDKETGSVSEKNGTSDNKLGQKQENQPDSTLQFKKLDDVSLCDNMDARNNLAEQPSHMPATFDDNGVHQLQEINSAFHVDKANELNEKLVGTRHSDKVRSVEKVPHDIPRRISKSPIGDPLYSERLRKCLTSQMDNAKLLDLDTTAALFLDYYPEEGQWKLLEQSGHAKDSFDDATLEGMDTSIQNNISLKEGHIIEPSYVILDSEKLHEPVEECEMANSMNEIAEMCDATSKEQMRNVKTVVIDSLMLEVSRRLTSADIKEMEADLVSDLEHVSKAASLALRFGKDRIPYIEDADHTSDEVNTLLGEYIVRAISLAVQDTSYLRKVLPLGVVVGSSLAALRNHFDAPSATKNRQRDVIRDKINFSRAENRVETFERETVGMPSDSFDNNELEKPSRKNEARDKSSDGNNGSAMVGAVTAALGASALLVHQQDCGDDEISETSSNLLKKEDNHHKLGKFVEESSEKNETNIVTSLAEKAMSVAGPVVPTKDGGLDQGRLVAMLAEFGQRGGMLRLVGKAALLWGGIRGALSLIERLISFLRFADRPLFQRILGFICLVLVLWTPVAVPLLPTIVQGWASHSSTEFAELACIIGLYVSIMTLIILWGKRIRGYENPLKQYGLDLTSSQVIKNYLYGLAGGVFFVLAINSVSALIGLVHLSWPSNVSSASDAANQLKFYVQLLLLCGKGLATATGVALVEELLFRSWLPNEIAIDLGYYRGIIISGLAFSLSQRSLLAIPGLWLLSLCLSGARQRCQGSLSLPIGIRTGIMASCFILKTGGFLTYEPNFPIWLTGTLSFEPFSGIVGLAFTLLLTVVLYPRRQPITGNKVARRARE from the exons atgCTTACAAACACAAAACTATACTTGCACACGCCTCTCGCGCCGCACTTAACCACCGCAATTCACCTCGGGAACCGTGATTACAAGGCCTGGCGTCGCCGCCGACTCAAGCAATCTCGCCGGAAAGCTTCAGTTCTCGCCGTCCGGTGTCAGTTAGGTAATCCGTTACAGTCTCCGTTCGATTCTTTAGTTTCGAGTGTCGCGTCGTTAGATTTAGTTGCTCCGGCGTTAGGTTTAGCTTCCGGACTTGCTTTATACTTGTCGAATCGGAATTTGAGGTTGCGAGAGAGTTGGATTGGGCAGAGAGGAGTTGACGATGTCGGAGAGTGGATATTGTTCACCTCTCCGACGCCGTTTAATCGGTTCGTGGTGTTGCGGTGTCCGTCGATTGAGTTGGAGAGGGAAGTTGGGGGTGAGAAGCTTGTGGAGGAAGATAGGCATTACGTGAGGTTGAGGAGAGGGAGAACTGGAGAGATGGAGATGGAGAGTGTTGAGGAGGAGGAGAGAGTTGTGTATCAGAGGAAATGTGTGTTGACGGATGACGGTGGAGTGATTTCGTTGGATTGGCCTGCGAATTTGGAGTTGAGTGATGAGCATGGGCTGGATACTACGATTGTGATTGTTGCGGGGACTAGTGAAGGGAGTATGGAGGAGAATGTGAAGTTGTTTGTGGTTGAGTGTGTCAGGAGGGGGTGTTTTCCAGTTGTGGTTAATCCGAGGGGGTGTTCTGGTTCGCCATTGACAACTGCACG GTTATTTACAGCTGCTGACAGTGATGATGTCTCCACAGCTATACAATTCATCAACAAAGAAAGGCCTTGGACAACATTGATGGGTGTTGGATGGGGTTATGGGGCAAATATGCTGACGAAGTATCTTGCTGAAGTTGGAGATAATACACCTCTCACAGCTGCAACATGCGTAGACAATCCATTTGACTTGGAAGCAGCGTCAAGGTCCTTTTCTTATGATCGTGCCATTGATCAGAAGTTCACTAGAGGCTTGGTTGATATTCTGAAATCTAACAAG GAATTGTTTCAAGGTCGAGGGAAAGATTTTGACATTGAAGGTGCTCTTCAGGCAACATGTGTGCGAGATTTTGAGAAAGCTGTATCTATGATCTCATATGGATTTGATGCCATTGAAGACTTCTATTCAACATCCAGCACACAAGGTTTGGTTGATAAAGTGAAGATTCCACTTCTTTTTGTACAG AATGATGATGGAAAACTGCCAATATTTTCCATCCCACATAGTTCAATTGCTGAAAATCCATACACAAGCCTGCTGCTTTGTTCTAGTCCACCATCTAATACAACTACAAGTGGTATATCTACTATAGCATGGTGCAGACACCTTACTATCGAG TGGCTCACGGCTGTAGAGCTTGGCCTCTTGAAGGGTCGTCATCCTCTGTTAAAAGatgttgatattaatatttcaaaaggCTTATTGACTGTGGAAAGCAAAGTGATAAAAAAGAGTGGTCAAGTGAAGAAAATTCCAAGTCTTCCTCGTATTGGCAATGTAAATGTAAATGGCAGTTCTGTTACAAATTTTAAAGAAGTTTCTGGAGGGCGTGACGTTGCTGTTGGTTTGCACATAAGAACTGAGAGGGATTCACTGCGGAGTTCTCAAGATGAACATGTTGGCCCGAAGCAAGAAAATAATGATGTGATAAATCAAGGAACCCCTGTTATTGCAGATCCTCCAGAGGATGGAGTTATACCAGAAGATAGTGAAAGAGGGCAGGTGCTTCAAACTGCAGAAATTGTTATGAATATGCTTGATGTGACAATGCCTAATACATTgacggaagaaaagaagaagaag GTTCTCAATGCCGTTGGGAAGGGAGAGACGTTGATGCAAGCTCTCCAGGAGGCTGTGCCTGAAGATGTTCGTGAGAAGCTCACAACTTCTGTTTCTGGAATCATGCAAAACAGAGGGTCCAACTTAAACTTTGGTAGCCTCTTAAATATTGGGCATATTCCTGACATGGCATCTGGTCTAGATTCAAAGATCCAGGGCAAAATATTAAGTCCTGTGGGTGAGGCAGATGATTCTCATTCTTCAAAACAGAAAATGATGGGCAAAGACCTGGCAGATGATGGCAATGAGAGTCAAGCTGGCGTGGACAAGCCTGTAGGAGATCCTAATTCTGAATCCCATGCCGTAGATAGTTTTCAAAAAACGGCAGATACTGATCAGTTACAGACGGGTGATATTGGAGCTGAGGTGTCTGTGTCAGGCAATAGCATAACTAATGAACAAGGAAGTGACACCAAAACTAAAGAGTCCTCAAATGAAAACGGTGCTCAAGATACTAAGCAGAAGGAAAACACCTTAAAAGCTAATTCTGGGCTTGAACTCTCTGTTGGTTCTGATATGTCTAATTCCACTGGAGATCAGACTCTTGACCAATCCAAACTGAGTCAAGACACAGAAAATTATAAGTCGGATATAAAAGAGGATAAAAGTAAGCAGCAGAATGGAGATAGTAATGCACTTTTACCTTCCAATGAAAATAAATTGACATTAGATGAAAAGGAGGGAACACTTGCAACACCTACCCCAGAGGCTGAGTCAGCGGAGAAAGAAAACACTGAGAAtcagaaaagagaagaaaaggtTATGGACCCCAATCAAAATAGTTCAAGTACTCCAACCTTTAGTGTTTCTCAAGCATTTGATGCTTTTACCGGTATAGATGATTCAACTCAGGCAGCTGTAAACAGTGTGTTTAATGTGATAGAAGGtatgataactcatctagaggaAGAAAGAGATGATGGAACAGAGGTGGAAAATGGTAAGGAGTCTTCAGACAAAGAAACTGGTTCCGTATCTGAGAAGAATGGGACTTCTGATAACAAGTTAGGacaaaaacaagagaatcaGCCTGACTCGACCTTACAGTTTAAGAAGTTGGATGATGTTTCTTTGTGTGATAATATGGATGCTAGAAACAATTTGGCGGAGCAGCCTTCACACATGCCTGCAACATTTGATGATAACGGTGTTCACCAATTGCAGGAAATTAATTCAGCTTTTCATGTGGACAAGGCAAATGAATTGAATGAAAAATTAGTTGGCACTAGACATTCAGATAAAGTTAGATCAGTGGAGAAAGTTCCTCATGACATTCCTCGACGCATTAGTAAAAGCCCAATTGGAGACCCTCTCTATAGCGAGCGTCTAAGGAAATGTCTTACATCACAGATGGATAATGCTAAATTACTAGATTTAGATACGACTGCTGCTCTTTTTCTTGACTATTATCCGGAGGAAGGTCAATGGAAGCTTTTGGAGCAATCTGGACATGccaaagattcttttgatgatGCTACTCTTGAAGGTATGGACACCAGTATCCAAAACAATATATCTTTGAAAGAAGGTCATATTATTGAACCATCCTACGTGATATTAGATTCAGAAAAGTTACATGAACCGGTTGAGGAATGTGAGATGGCAAACTCGATGAATGAAATAGCTGAGATGTGTGATGCTACTTCGAAGGAACAGATGCGTAACGTGAAAACTGTTGTTATAGATTCTTTAATGTTGGAAGTTAGTCGCAGGCTTACTTCAGCAGACATAAAGGAAATGGAAGCTGATCTTGTCAGTGACTTGGAACATGTCTCAAAGGCAGCATCTTTAGCCTTAAGATTTGGAAAGGATAGAATTCCTTATATAGAAGATGCAGACCACACATCAGATGAAGTCAATACTCTCCTGGGAGAATACATAGTACGAGCTATATCTTTGGCTGTTCAGGACACTAGCTACTTGAGAAAAGTACTCCCACTTGGTGTTGTTGTTGGCTCTAGCTTAGCTGCTCTAAGAAATCATTTTGATGCACCTTCTGCAACTAAGAATCGTCAAAGAGACGTCATCAgagataaaattaatttttctagGGCTGAAAACAGGGTGGAAACATTTGAAAGGGAAACTGTTGGGATGCCATCTGATAGTTTTGACAATAATGAGTTGGAGAAACCATCGAGAAAAAATGAGGCAAGAGACAAGTCAAGCGATGGAAACAATGGAAGTGCTATGGTCGGTGCTGTTACAGCTGCCCTGGGGGCATCTGCTTTGTTGGTGCATCAGCAG GATTGTGGAGATGATGAGATTTCTGAAACATCATCGAATTTGCTTAAAAAGGAAGACAATCATCACAAGCTTGGTAAATTTGTTGAAGAATCATCTGAGAAGAATGAAACCAATATAGTCACAAGCCTTGCAGAAAAAGCAATGTCTGTGGCTGGTCCTGTGGTTCCAACAAAAGATGGTGGACTAGATCAAGGAAG ATTGGTAGCGATGCTGGCAGAATTTGGGCAAAGGGGTGGTATGCTGAGGCTAGTTGGTAAAGCTGCTTTACTTTGGGGTGGAATACGTGGTGCATTGAGTTTAATTGAAAGGCTCATCTCATTTTTGAGGTTTGCTGACCGCCCTTTGTTTCAGAG GATTCTAGGATTCATATGCCTGGTTCTTGTTCTATGGACACCTGTTGCTGTTCCCTTGCTTCCAACAATTGTGCAGGGCTGGGCATCACATAGTTCAACCGAATTTGCTGAGCTTGCTTGCATCATTGGCCTTTATGTATCTATTATGACATTAATTATCTTGTGGGGTAAAAGAATACGAGGGTATGAGAATCCACTTAAGCAGTATGGCTTAGATTTGACTTCCTCACAAGTG ATCAAAAACTACTTATATGGTTTGGCTGGAGGAGTTTTTTTTGTCTTAGCAATAAATTCAGTAAGTGCATTGATTGGACTTGTCCATCTATCTTGGCCTTCAAATGTCTCATCTGCTTCAGATGCGGCAAATCAGCTCAAATTTTATGTGCAACTGCTACTTCTTTGTGGCAAGGGCCTTGCAACAGCCACTGGTGTTGCACTAGTGGAAGAATTACTCTTCAGATCATGGTTGCCAAATGAAATAGCCATTGATCTTGGATATTATCGTGGAATTATTATATCAGGTCTTGCATTTTCTTTATCTCAGAG ATCACTACTGGCAATTCCTGGACTATGGTTATTATCACTTTGTTTATCTGGAGCTCGACAGAGGTGCCAAGGTAGCCTTTCCCTCCCAATTGGCATACGGACTGGTATAATGGCTTCTTGTTTTATCTTGAAAACTGGTGGCTTTTTGACCTATGAGCCAAATTTTCCAATATGGTTAACTGGAACCCTTTCATTTGAACCATTTAGCGGGATTGTTGGTCTAGCATTTACTTTGTTGTTAACAGTAGTCCTTTACCCAAGGCGACAACCTATTACTGGGAATAAAGTAGCAAGGCGTGCACGGGAATGA
- the LOC108199284 gene encoding uncharacterized protein LOC108199284 isoform X1 yields the protein MLTNTKLYLHTPLAPHLTTAIHLGNRDYKAWRRRRLKQSRRKASVLAVRCQLGNPLQSPFDSLVSSVASLDLVAPALGLASGLALYLSNRNLRLRESWIGQRGVDDVGEWILFTSPTPFNRFVVLRCPSIELEREVGGEKLVEEDRHYVRLRRGRTGEMEMESVEEEERVVYQRKCVLTDDGGVISLDWPANLELSDEHGLDTTIVIVAGTSEGSMEENVKLFVVECVRRGCFPVVVNPRGCSGSPLTTARLFTAADSDDVSTAIQFINKERPWTTLMGVGWGYGANMLTKYLAEVGDNTPLTAATCVDNPFDLEAASRSFSYDRAIDQKFTRGLVDILKSNKELFQGRGKDFDIEGALQATCVRDFEKAVSMISYGFDAIEDFYSTSSTQGLVDKVKIPLLFVQFSQHAKGYRVFLIYQNDDGKLPIFSIPHSSIAENPYTSLLLCSSPPSNTTTSGISTIAWCRHLTIEWLTAVELGLLKGRHPLLKDVDINISKGLLTVESKVIKKSGQVKKIPSLPRIGNVNVNGSSVTNFKEVSGGRDVAVGLHIRTERDSLRSSQDEHVGPKQENNDVINQGTPVIADPPEDGVIPEDSERGQVLQTAEIVMNMLDVTMPNTLTEEKKKKVLNAVGKGETLMQALQEAVPEDVREKLTTSVSGIMQNRGSNLNFGSLLNIGHIPDMASGLDSKIQGKILSPVGEADDSHSSKQKMMGKDLADDGNESQAGVDKPVGDPNSESHAVDSFQKTADTDQLQTGDIGAEVSVSGNSITNEQGSDTKTKESSNENGAQDTKQKENTLKANSGLELSVGSDMSNSTGDQTLDQSKLSQDTENYKSDIKEDKSKQQNGDSNALLPSNENKLTLDEKEGTLATPTPEAESAEKENTENQKREEKVMDPNQNSSSTPTFSVSQAFDAFTGIDDSTQAAVNSVFNVIEGMITHLEEERDDGTEVENGKESSDKETGSVSEKNGTSDNKLGQKQENQPDSTLQFKKLDDVSLCDNMDARNNLAEQPSHMPATFDDNGVHQLQEINSAFHVDKANELNEKLVGTRHSDKVRSVEKVPHDIPRRISKSPIGDPLYSERLRKCLTSQMDNAKLLDLDTTAALFLDYYPEEGQWKLLEQSGHAKDSFDDATLEGMDTSIQNNISLKEGHIIEPSYVILDSEKLHEPVEECEMANSMNEIAEMCDATSKEQMRNVKTVVIDSLMLEVSRRLTSADIKEMEADLVSDLEHVSKAASLALRFGKDRIPYIEDADHTSDEVNTLLGEYIVRAISLAVQDTSYLRKVLPLGVVVGSSLAALRNHFDAPSATKNRQRDVIRDKINFSRAENRVETFERETVGMPSDSFDNNELEKPSRKNEARDKSSDGNNGSAMVGAVTAALGASALLVHQQDCGDDEISETSSNLLKKEDNHHKLGKFVEESSEKNETNIVTSLAEKAMSVAGPVVPTKDGGLDQGRLVAMLAEFGQRGGMLRLVGKAALLWGGIRGALSLIERLISFLRFADRPLFQRILGFICLVLVLWTPVAVPLLPTIVQGWASHSSTEFAELACIIGLYVSIMTLIILWGKRIRGYENPLKQYGLDLTSSQVIKNYLYGLAGGVFFVLAINSVSALIGLVHLSWPSNVSSASDAANQLKFYVQLLLLCGKGLATATGVALVEELLFRSWLPNEIAIDLGYYRGIIISGLAFSLSQRSLLAIPGLWLLSLCLSGARQRCQGSLSLPIGIRTGIMASCFILKTGGFLTYEPNFPIWLTGTLSFEPFSGIVGLAFTLLLTVVLYPRRQPITGNKVARRARE from the exons atgCTTACAAACACAAAACTATACTTGCACACGCCTCTCGCGCCGCACTTAACCACCGCAATTCACCTCGGGAACCGTGATTACAAGGCCTGGCGTCGCCGCCGACTCAAGCAATCTCGCCGGAAAGCTTCAGTTCTCGCCGTCCGGTGTCAGTTAGGTAATCCGTTACAGTCTCCGTTCGATTCTTTAGTTTCGAGTGTCGCGTCGTTAGATTTAGTTGCTCCGGCGTTAGGTTTAGCTTCCGGACTTGCTTTATACTTGTCGAATCGGAATTTGAGGTTGCGAGAGAGTTGGATTGGGCAGAGAGGAGTTGACGATGTCGGAGAGTGGATATTGTTCACCTCTCCGACGCCGTTTAATCGGTTCGTGGTGTTGCGGTGTCCGTCGATTGAGTTGGAGAGGGAAGTTGGGGGTGAGAAGCTTGTGGAGGAAGATAGGCATTACGTGAGGTTGAGGAGAGGGAGAACTGGAGAGATGGAGATGGAGAGTGTTGAGGAGGAGGAGAGAGTTGTGTATCAGAGGAAATGTGTGTTGACGGATGACGGTGGAGTGATTTCGTTGGATTGGCCTGCGAATTTGGAGTTGAGTGATGAGCATGGGCTGGATACTACGATTGTGATTGTTGCGGGGACTAGTGAAGGGAGTATGGAGGAGAATGTGAAGTTGTTTGTGGTTGAGTGTGTCAGGAGGGGGTGTTTTCCAGTTGTGGTTAATCCGAGGGGGTGTTCTGGTTCGCCATTGACAACTGCACG GTTATTTACAGCTGCTGACAGTGATGATGTCTCCACAGCTATACAATTCATCAACAAAGAAAGGCCTTGGACAACATTGATGGGTGTTGGATGGGGTTATGGGGCAAATATGCTGACGAAGTATCTTGCTGAAGTTGGAGATAATACACCTCTCACAGCTGCAACATGCGTAGACAATCCATTTGACTTGGAAGCAGCGTCAAGGTCCTTTTCTTATGATCGTGCCATTGATCAGAAGTTCACTAGAGGCTTGGTTGATATTCTGAAATCTAACAAG GAATTGTTTCAAGGTCGAGGGAAAGATTTTGACATTGAAGGTGCTCTTCAGGCAACATGTGTGCGAGATTTTGAGAAAGCTGTATCTATGATCTCATATGGATTTGATGCCATTGAAGACTTCTATTCAACATCCAGCACACAAGGTTTGGTTGATAAAGTGAAGATTCCACTTCTTTTTGTACAG TTTTCTCAACATGCAAAAGGTTACAGAGTTTTCTTAATCTATCAGAATGATGATGGAAAACTGCCAATATTTTCCATCCCACATAGTTCAATTGCTGAAAATCCATACACAAGCCTGCTGCTTTGTTCTAGTCCACCATCTAATACAACTACAAGTGGTATATCTACTATAGCATGGTGCAGACACCTTACTATCGAG TGGCTCACGGCTGTAGAGCTTGGCCTCTTGAAGGGTCGTCATCCTCTGTTAAAAGatgttgatattaatatttcaaaaggCTTATTGACTGTGGAAAGCAAAGTGATAAAAAAGAGTGGTCAAGTGAAGAAAATTCCAAGTCTTCCTCGTATTGGCAATGTAAATGTAAATGGCAGTTCTGTTACAAATTTTAAAGAAGTTTCTGGAGGGCGTGACGTTGCTGTTGGTTTGCACATAAGAACTGAGAGGGATTCACTGCGGAGTTCTCAAGATGAACATGTTGGCCCGAAGCAAGAAAATAATGATGTGATAAATCAAGGAACCCCTGTTATTGCAGATCCTCCAGAGGATGGAGTTATACCAGAAGATAGTGAAAGAGGGCAGGTGCTTCAAACTGCAGAAATTGTTATGAATATGCTTGATGTGACAATGCCTAATACATTgacggaagaaaagaagaagaag GTTCTCAATGCCGTTGGGAAGGGAGAGACGTTGATGCAAGCTCTCCAGGAGGCTGTGCCTGAAGATGTTCGTGAGAAGCTCACAACTTCTGTTTCTGGAATCATGCAAAACAGAGGGTCCAACTTAAACTTTGGTAGCCTCTTAAATATTGGGCATATTCCTGACATGGCATCTGGTCTAGATTCAAAGATCCAGGGCAAAATATTAAGTCCTGTGGGTGAGGCAGATGATTCTCATTCTTCAAAACAGAAAATGATGGGCAAAGACCTGGCAGATGATGGCAATGAGAGTCAAGCTGGCGTGGACAAGCCTGTAGGAGATCCTAATTCTGAATCCCATGCCGTAGATAGTTTTCAAAAAACGGCAGATACTGATCAGTTACAGACGGGTGATATTGGAGCTGAGGTGTCTGTGTCAGGCAATAGCATAACTAATGAACAAGGAAGTGACACCAAAACTAAAGAGTCCTCAAATGAAAACGGTGCTCAAGATACTAAGCAGAAGGAAAACACCTTAAAAGCTAATTCTGGGCTTGAACTCTCTGTTGGTTCTGATATGTCTAATTCCACTGGAGATCAGACTCTTGACCAATCCAAACTGAGTCAAGACACAGAAAATTATAAGTCGGATATAAAAGAGGATAAAAGTAAGCAGCAGAATGGAGATAGTAATGCACTTTTACCTTCCAATGAAAATAAATTGACATTAGATGAAAAGGAGGGAACACTTGCAACACCTACCCCAGAGGCTGAGTCAGCGGAGAAAGAAAACACTGAGAAtcagaaaagagaagaaaaggtTATGGACCCCAATCAAAATAGTTCAAGTACTCCAACCTTTAGTGTTTCTCAAGCATTTGATGCTTTTACCGGTATAGATGATTCAACTCAGGCAGCTGTAAACAGTGTGTTTAATGTGATAGAAGGtatgataactcatctagaggaAGAAAGAGATGATGGAACAGAGGTGGAAAATGGTAAGGAGTCTTCAGACAAAGAAACTGGTTCCGTATCTGAGAAGAATGGGACTTCTGATAACAAGTTAGGacaaaaacaagagaatcaGCCTGACTCGACCTTACAGTTTAAGAAGTTGGATGATGTTTCTTTGTGTGATAATATGGATGCTAGAAACAATTTGGCGGAGCAGCCTTCACACATGCCTGCAACATTTGATGATAACGGTGTTCACCAATTGCAGGAAATTAATTCAGCTTTTCATGTGGACAAGGCAAATGAATTGAATGAAAAATTAGTTGGCACTAGACATTCAGATAAAGTTAGATCAGTGGAGAAAGTTCCTCATGACATTCCTCGACGCATTAGTAAAAGCCCAATTGGAGACCCTCTCTATAGCGAGCGTCTAAGGAAATGTCTTACATCACAGATGGATAATGCTAAATTACTAGATTTAGATACGACTGCTGCTCTTTTTCTTGACTATTATCCGGAGGAAGGTCAATGGAAGCTTTTGGAGCAATCTGGACATGccaaagattcttttgatgatGCTACTCTTGAAGGTATGGACACCAGTATCCAAAACAATATATCTTTGAAAGAAGGTCATATTATTGAACCATCCTACGTGATATTAGATTCAGAAAAGTTACATGAACCGGTTGAGGAATGTGAGATGGCAAACTCGATGAATGAAATAGCTGAGATGTGTGATGCTACTTCGAAGGAACAGATGCGTAACGTGAAAACTGTTGTTATAGATTCTTTAATGTTGGAAGTTAGTCGCAGGCTTACTTCAGCAGACATAAAGGAAATGGAAGCTGATCTTGTCAGTGACTTGGAACATGTCTCAAAGGCAGCATCTTTAGCCTTAAGATTTGGAAAGGATAGAATTCCTTATATAGAAGATGCAGACCACACATCAGATGAAGTCAATACTCTCCTGGGAGAATACATAGTACGAGCTATATCTTTGGCTGTTCAGGACACTAGCTACTTGAGAAAAGTACTCCCACTTGGTGTTGTTGTTGGCTCTAGCTTAGCTGCTCTAAGAAATCATTTTGATGCACCTTCTGCAACTAAGAATCGTCAAAGAGACGTCATCAgagataaaattaatttttctagGGCTGAAAACAGGGTGGAAACATTTGAAAGGGAAACTGTTGGGATGCCATCTGATAGTTTTGACAATAATGAGTTGGAGAAACCATCGAGAAAAAATGAGGCAAGAGACAAGTCAAGCGATGGAAACAATGGAAGTGCTATGGTCGGTGCTGTTACAGCTGCCCTGGGGGCATCTGCTTTGTTGGTGCATCAGCAG GATTGTGGAGATGATGAGATTTCTGAAACATCATCGAATTTGCTTAAAAAGGAAGACAATCATCACAAGCTTGGTAAATTTGTTGAAGAATCATCTGAGAAGAATGAAACCAATATAGTCACAAGCCTTGCAGAAAAAGCAATGTCTGTGGCTGGTCCTGTGGTTCCAACAAAAGATGGTGGACTAGATCAAGGAAG ATTGGTAGCGATGCTGGCAGAATTTGGGCAAAGGGGTGGTATGCTGAGGCTAGTTGGTAAAGCTGCTTTACTTTGGGGTGGAATACGTGGTGCATTGAGTTTAATTGAAAGGCTCATCTCATTTTTGAGGTTTGCTGACCGCCCTTTGTTTCAGAG GATTCTAGGATTCATATGCCTGGTTCTTGTTCTATGGACACCTGTTGCTGTTCCCTTGCTTCCAACAATTGTGCAGGGCTGGGCATCACATAGTTCAACCGAATTTGCTGAGCTTGCTTGCATCATTGGCCTTTATGTATCTATTATGACATTAATTATCTTGTGGGGTAAAAGAATACGAGGGTATGAGAATCCACTTAAGCAGTATGGCTTAGATTTGACTTCCTCACAAGTG ATCAAAAACTACTTATATGGTTTGGCTGGAGGAGTTTTTTTTGTCTTAGCAATAAATTCAGTAAGTGCATTGATTGGACTTGTCCATCTATCTTGGCCTTCAAATGTCTCATCTGCTTCAGATGCGGCAAATCAGCTCAAATTTTATGTGCAACTGCTACTTCTTTGTGGCAAGGGCCTTGCAACAGCCACTGGTGTTGCACTAGTGGAAGAATTACTCTTCAGATCATGGTTGCCAAATGAAATAGCCATTGATCTTGGATATTATCGTGGAATTATTATATCAGGTCTTGCATTTTCTTTATCTCAGAG ATCACTACTGGCAATTCCTGGACTATGGTTATTATCACTTTGTTTATCTGGAGCTCGACAGAGGTGCCAAGGTAGCCTTTCCCTCCCAATTGGCATACGGACTGGTATAATGGCTTCTTGTTTTATCTTGAAAACTGGTGGCTTTTTGACCTATGAGCCAAATTTTCCAATATGGTTAACTGGAACCCTTTCATTTGAACCATTTAGCGGGATTGTTGGTCTAGCATTTACTTTGTTGTTAACAGTAGTCCTTTACCCAAGGCGACAACCTATTACTGGGAATAAAGTAGCAAGGCGTGCACGGGAATGA